ATGGCCGTTTTGAAATTAGAGCCAAACTTCCAAAAGGAAGAGGTACATGGCCTGCAATATGGATGCTTCCTACAGTGTGGAATCTGGGAAATGGAAGCTGGCCAGACAATGGTGAAATTGATATAATGGAACACGTAGGTTACGATCCCGGTGTAATTCATGGATCAATTCATTGTAATAAATATTACTGGAGAATTGGAACACAAAAAACAGCTACAATAAAAATTCCTGATTGTACTGATAATTTTCATAATTACATTTTAGAATGGAACAAAGACGAAATAAAAATTTTTGTCGATGATAAACACTATTTCACATTCAAAAATGAAAATAAAGGCTGGGAATACTGGCCATTCTTTAAAGATTTCCACTTAATATTAAACATTGCAATTGGTGGTGATTGGGGCGGTGCTCAAGGAATTGATAATTCTATATTTCCACAAAAAATGGAAATTGAATATGTAAGAGTTTACAAAAAGATCGAATGAATTTTATAAATATCAAATACTCGCTCATAATTTTCTTTATCGTTGTACAAATTTCTTTATCACAGATCAACTTTACTTCATCAAACCTTCCAATTATTGTAATTGATACGCAAGGCAAAACAATTTTAGACAAATCTAAAATTGAAGCTCACATGGGCATAATTGATAATGGAGAAGGAAATATTAATCATATTACAGACCCATTTAATGCATACAATGGAAAAATAGCTATTGAAATACGAGGTCATAGTTCACAACAATTTGATAAAAAACAGCATGGATTTGAAACCATCGATTCACTTGGAAACGACCTTGATGTTTCTCTGCTTGGATTACCAAAAGAAAGTGACTGGGTATTAAATGCTTCTTATATCGATAAATCACTATTGAGAAATGTTCTTGCATTCAAACTTTTTAATGATATGGGCAGATATTCTTCGCGTACAAAATTTTGTGAACTAATAATTAATAATGAATATCGTGGAGTTTATATACTTCAGGAAAAAATCAAAAGAGATAAAAAAAGAGTTAACATAACTAAATTAGAACCTACAGATATTGAAGGAGAAGCTATTACGGGTGGATATATCATTAAAATTGATAAAGCAGATGCAGGTGATAAAACATGGAAATCGCCATATCCACCTTTCCCTGGTGCTTACCAAAGAATAGAATATATTTATTATTATCCAAAGTCCGATGAAATTGACTCGGCTCAAGCCGAATATATAAAAAACTATGTTACAGATTTTGAAAAGGTAATGAGTGTTTCTAATTATAACGATCCTTTTTATGGTTATCAAAATTATATAGATGTTGATTCTTTCGTAGATGTGTTCTTGATGTTTGAATTTTCAAAAAGTGTTGATGCTTATCGTCTAAGCACATACTTTCATAAAGACAGAAATAAAAAACTATGCGCAGGCCCACTCTGGGATTTTGATTTATCTTTTGGTCTTGCAGATTACTACGAAGGATACAAACCCGAAGGATGGCAATATAAAGTATATCTTGGAAATGACTTCTGGCAAAATCCTTTCTGGGTTTCTAAACTTTATGACGATCCTATTTTCAAAAACAAATTTGCAAAAAGATGGAATGAACTTAAAGATAATATTTTAAGTTACGAATACATTTCTAATTTCATTGATGAATGTGTAACAAAAATTTCGGAAGCAAAAGAAAGAAACTTT
This is a stretch of genomic DNA from Rosettibacter firmus. It encodes these proteins:
- a CDS encoding glycoside hydrolase family 16 protein, translating into MKAIIILQLSLILTLTFCSCKSSTTEPDDKDTTAIPGWELVWSDEFNYEGYPNPQKWGYDIGDSGWGNNEKQYYSARLENARVENGKLIIEARRDFWNGKEYTSARLVTRGKGDWTYGRFEIRAKLPKGRGTWPAIWMLPTVWNLGNGSWPDNGEIDIMEHVGYDPGVIHGSIHCNKYYWRIGTQKTATIKIPDCTDNFHNYILEWNKDEIKIFVDDKHYFTFKNENKGWEYWPFFKDFHLILNIAIGGDWGGAQGIDNSIFPQKMEIEYVRVYKKIE
- a CDS encoding CotH kinase family protein, producing MNFINIKYSLIIFFIVVQISLSQINFTSSNLPIIVIDTQGKTILDKSKIEAHMGIIDNGEGNINHITDPFNAYNGKIAIEIRGHSSQQFDKKQHGFETIDSLGNDLDVSLLGLPKESDWVLNASYIDKSLLRNVLAFKLFNDMGRYSSRTKFCELIINNEYRGVYILQEKIKRDKKRVNITKLEPTDIEGEAITGGYIIKIDKADAGDKTWKSPYPPFPGAYQRIEYIYYYPKSDEIDSAQAEYIKNYVTDFEKVMSVSNYNDPFYGYQNYIDVDSFVDVFLMFEFSKSVDAYRLSTYFHKDRNKKLCAGPLWDFDLSFGLADYYEGYKPEGWQYKVYLGNDFWQNPFWVSKLYDDPIFKNKFAKRWNELKDNILSYEYISNFIDECVTKISEAKERNFTKWKQCFDGITYIWPNKNKFTSYEEEINYLKNWIKQRLEWLNKNIPSEFSYVDWNEINDNIEIKFNGTTTKYIFDKNYFINSTHNIDSITFVTNNSNLKISLENDIVNITLFDYGEFTVYGLGWKKNQVVTISPKFIFTSTLTDIEENKTQNNITILFQNYPNPFNSETIIKYHLSESTPVVIKIYDLLGKEVATLLNEFQKAGDYQITFSADKLNLSEGVYFYRLQSATSSITKKFILIK